In Silene latifolia isolate original U9 population chromosome 3, ASM4854445v1, whole genome shotgun sequence, a single window of DNA contains:
- the LOC141647584 gene encoding serine/threonine-protein kinase AtPK2/AtPK19-like: MVSSHLSILAKSCKPFHSPLLLSKNPPNVDPTDDMEFDFSDVFGPEPAQLTAKVHEGHLETTGDDLSELVYDDPVVLCRRSHSLVGPSACINQSLKLSKLSIRETEEANVFLDYLSGTAVNELSDISTDDDAKPLELKVCLEDFEIMKLVGEGAFGKVYQVRKRVTSEIYAMKVMRKDKIMAKNHAEYMKAERDILTKIGHPFIIQLRYSFQTKYRLYLVLDFINGGHLFFQLYNQGLFREDLARVYAAEIVSAVSHLHANSVMHRDLKPENILLDADGHVVLTDFGLAKELRENERSNSLCGTVEYMAPEIVLGKGHDKAADWWSVGVLIFEMVTGQPPFSGGNREKIQKKIINDKFKLPAFLSSEAHSLLKGLMQKDPSKRLGCGVTGSKGIKNHKWFKPINWRKLEAREIQPSFRPEVGGKLCTANFEKRWTDMPLVISPAASPNDTGNLVFKNFSYVQPAASFFQKMSPLNELG, from the exons ATGGTTTCTTCTCACTTATCTATCTTGGCCAAAAGTTGCAAACCTTTCCATTCCCCGTTGCTTCTTTCCAAGAATCCTCCAAACGTTGATCCTACGGATGATATGGAATTTGACTTTTCGGATGTATTTGGCCCAGAGCCAGCCCAGTTGACAGCTAAAGTCCACGAAGGGCACCTGGAAACAACAGGCGATGATCTGAGTGAACTTGTATATGATGATCCTGTTGTACTATGTAGACGATCACATTCTCTTGTGGGCCCTTCTGCTTGCATCAATCAGTCATTGAAGCTCAGCAAACTCAGTATcagagagactgaggaagctaatGTCTTTCTGGATTACTTGAGTGGAACTGCAGTTAATGAGCTCTCGGACATTTCAACAGACGATGATGCAAAACCTTTGGAGTTGAAAGTATGCCTTGAAGATTTTGAGATAATGAAACTGGTTGGGGAAGGTGCATTTGGTAAGGTGTACCAAGTTCGCAAGAGAGTTACATCTGAAATTTATGCAATGAAGGTCATGAGGAAGGATAAGATAATGGCGAAGAACCATGCTGAGTACATGAAAGCAGAGAGGGACATCTTGACAAAAATTGGCCACCCTTTCATCATCCAACTCAGATACTCATTCCAA ACTAAATATAGACTCTACCTTGTGCTGGACTTTATCAATGGGGGTCACCTTTTCTTTCAGCTTTACAATCAAGGCCTTTTCAG GGAAGATCTAGCTCGTGTGTATGCCGCAGAGATTGTTTCTGCAGTGTCTCACCTGCATGCTAATAGTGTTATGCACAGGGATCTCAAGCCGGAAAATATCCTACTGGATGCCGATGGCCAT GTTGTGTTGACTGATTTTGGTCTTGCAAAGGAATTGAGAGAGAATGAGCGGTCAAATTCTTTGTGTGGGACAGTGGAATATATGGCACCTGAAATCGTACTAGGGAAGGGCCATGACAAGGCTGCGGACTGGTGGAGTGTAGGTGTCTTAATCTTTGAGATGGTTACTGGGCAG CCTCCTTTTTCTGGTGGCAACAGGGAAAAAATACAGAAGAAGATAATAAACGACAAGTTCAAGCTACCAGCTTTCTTATCAAGTGAAGCTCATTCTCTGTTGAAAGGG CTGATGCAAAAAGACCCTAGCAAGCGTCTAGGCTGTGGAGTTACTGGAAGCAAAGGGATCAAGAACCACAAGTGGTTCAAGCCTATCAACTGGAGAAAATTGGAAGCTAGGGAAATTCAGCCAAGCTTTCGCCCAGAAGTTGGTGGAAAACTATGCACAGCAAACTTTGAAAAGCGGTGGACTGATATGCCCCTTGTGATTTCTCCCGCCGCCAGCCCTAATGATACCGGGAATCTCGTCTTCAAAAACTTTTCATATGTGCAGCCTGCTGCAAGTTTTTTTCAGAAGATGAGTCCCTTAAATGAGCTTGGGTAG
- the LOC141647585 gene encoding serine/threonine-protein kinase STN8, chloroplastic, with product MASSLLSPPITPHPKSLYTVPTKPIIQNHFISLINPSRSGFVRCKALTENIVEELADNALSLPVIGSSLAEVQRISDTLPETEKWGIAVFAGVTWLYLTARPGVLIGFIDAYILAPLQVGLDSLTGKRRFRRSDFLITDKLGEGSFGVVYAGVVVPKNVNVEDSLPKKGRARALDSDKRFKEKVILKQVKVGVEGAKECGDFEEWFNYRLSRAAPDTCAEFLGSFVADKTNSQYTKGGKCLVWKFEGDQDLADYMKDRSFPLNLESIMFGRVLEGLNSLERNALIIKQIMRQIITSLKKIHNNGIVHRDVKPANLVVTKKGQIKLIDFGAAADLRIGKNYVPDRGLLDPDYCPPELYVLPEETPSPPPVPIAALLSPILWQLNSPDLFDMYSVGIVLLQMAVPSLRSTAGLKNFNMEIKGAGYDLNSWRERTRTRPDLRILDLDKGRGWDLATKLISERGYLRRGRLSASASLRHPYFLLGGDQAAAVLSKLSLSR from the exons ATGGCTTCTTCTCTACTTTCTCCACCTATAACTCCACACCCCAAGTCTCTTTATACTGTCCCCACAAAACCCATCATTCAAAACCACTTCATTTCCTTAATCAACCCTTCTAGAAGCGGCTTCGTAAGGTGCAAAGCATTGACTGAGAATATAGTTGAGGAATTGGCAGATAATGCTCTTTCTCTACCTGTCATTGGTTCTAGTCTTGCAGAAGTTCAGAGAATTTCCGACACATTGCCGGAAACTGAGAAGTGGGGTATCGCCGTCTTTGCGGGTGTAACTTGGTTGTACTTGACTGCTAGGCCTGGAGTGTTGATTGGGTTCATTGATGCATACATTCTAGCTCCCTTGCAAGTGGGTCTTGATAGTTTGACAGGAAAAAGAAGATTCAGGAGGTCTGATTTTCTGATCACTGACAAGTTGGGAGAGGGCTCTTTTGGTGTTGTTTATGCTGGTGTTGTTGTTCCTAAGAATGTCAATGTGGAAGATAGTTTGCCCAAGAAAGGTAGAGCTAGAGCTCTTGATTCAGATAAGAGGTTCAAGGAGAAGGTTATATTGAAACAG GTTAAAGTTGGGGTTGAGGGAGCCAaagaatgtggtgattttgaggaGTGGTTTAATTACAGGCTATCTAGAGCTGCACCTGATACATGTGCTGAATTTCTTGGAAGCTTTGTGGCTGACAAAACAAACTCACAGTATACTAAAGGTGGTAAATGTCTTGTCTGGAAATTTGAG GGAGATCAAGATCTGGCTGATTACATGAAGGACCGTAGTTTCCCCCTTAATTTGGAGTCCATCATGTTTGGTCGTGTGCTGGAAGGACTAAACTCACTTGAGCGCAATGCATTAATCATTAAGCAAATTATGAGGCAAATAATTACATCGCTGAAGAAAATACACAACAATGGCATTGTTCATCGGGATGTGAAGCCTGCAAACTTGGTAGTGACGAAGAAGGGACAAATCAAACTTATAGATTTCGGGGCAGCAGCTGATCTTCGGATAGGCAAGAACTATGTTCCAGATCGCGGCTTGCTTGACCCTGACTATTGTCCTCCTGAACTATATGTTCTCCCTGAAGAAACCCCAAGCCCTCCACCAGTACCTATTGCTGCATTGCTTTCTCCTATTCTATGGCAG CTGAATAGTCCAGATTTATTTGACATGTATTCAGTTGGGATAGTGCTACTGCAAATGGCTGTGCCAAGTCTAAGGTCAACTGCAGGCTTGAAAAACTTCAACATGGAAATAAAGGGAGCGGGATATGATCTGAACAGTTGGAGGGAGCGCACTAGAACAAGGCCTGACTTGCGCATCCTCGACCTCGACAAGGGAAGAGGGTGGGATCTTGCCACAAAGCTCATCTCAGAGAGGGGTTACCTCCGACGGGGACGTTTATCAGCTTCTGCTTCTCTGAGACATCCTTACTTTTTGCTGGGTGGAGATCAGGCGGCTGCTGTTCTCTCTAAACTGAGTTTAAGCAGATAA
- the LOC141647586 gene encoding receptor-like protein kinase FERONIA, with protein sequence MGSLENPMFSSFLVLLLFSVLISVILAADYVPTDNILLNCGASSPQSTDIDGRKWTSDVGSKFLLSTTGSSTDTAASQASSVDEVPYMSARIFSTKFTYSIPVSPGRKFVRLYFYPTTYSGMNVSNAIFSVVSGEYTLLSNFSAAQTAQALTFDTLIKEYSINVESGPLNLTFTPSSNYTHSFAFVNGIEIVSMPYLYDSSTTASIVGQSGVNFVVDNTTALENVFRMNVGGSYIPPTNDTGLYRSWYDDTPYIFGAGAGTTNQKDSNVTIEFPKGTPSYTAPVDVYSTVRMMTPNNNVNLESNLTWLFSVDSGFTFLVRMHFCEVFAIINKVNQIVFDIYINNQTAMSGVDIIALAGGNGIPNYLDFVVFAPISKDPQVDLWIALHPDPSSKPQYYNSFLNGLEIFKLNSTGGSLAGLNPIPPPVQAFVISPTAASGHSKKTIIGGGIAGAVGLLFLVGLLGCFISRRQKYGKISNPSDGPSGWLPISLYGNSHTSGSTKTATTGSYTSSLPSNLCRHFSFAEIKSATKNFDESLVLGVGGFGKVYRGEIDGGSMKVAIKRGNPLSEQGIHEFQTEIEMLSKLRHRHLVSLLGYCEENGEMILVYDHMAYGTLREHLYKTQKPPLPWKQRLEICIGSARGLHYLHTGAKYTIIHRDVKTTNILLDEKWVAKVSDFGLSKTGPSLDHTHVSTVVKGSFGYLDPEYFRRQQLTDKSDVYSFGVVLFEVLCARPALNPSLPKEQVSLAEWAAHCYKKGMLEQIMDPYLKGKIAPECFKKFAETAMKCVSDNGIDRPSMGDVLWNLEFALQLQESAEDGGKGKLDFVEGKCDDECGKKDIDALHGYDGTMTDSRSTMSIGGRSLASEDSDGLTPSAVFSQIMNPKGR encoded by the coding sequence ATGGGTAGTTTAGAAAACCCTAtgttttcttcatttcttgtttTGTTACTGTTTTCTGTGTTGATTAGTGTGATATTAGCAGCTGATTATGTTCCAACTGATAATATATTGTTAAATTGTGGTGCATCTTCACCACAATCTACTGATATTGATGGTAGAAAATGGACATCAGATGTTGGTTCTAAGTTTTTATTATCAACAACAGGTTCATCAACTGATACTGCTGCTTCTCAAGCATCTAGTGTTGATGAAGTTCCTTATATGTCTGCTAGAATTTTTTCCACTAAATTCACTTACAGTATCCCCGTTTCCCCCGGTCGAAAATTTGTTAGGTTGTACTTCTATCCCACTACTTATTCTGGGATGAATGTTAGTAATGCTATCTTTTCTGTTGTATCTGGGGAGTATACCCTTCTGAGCAACTTTAGTGCTGCCCAAACTGCCCAAGCCTTGACCTTTGATACCCTTATCAAGGAGTATTCGATTAATGTCGAAAGTGGACCCTTGAATCTTACATTTACGCCCTCTTCGAATTATACTCATTCGTTTGCGTTTGTGAATGGGATAGAGATTGTCTCTATGCCTTACCTTTATGATAGTTCAACTACAGCTTCCATTGTGGGTCAATCGGGTGTTAATTTTGTGGTTGATAACACGACTGCCCTTGAGAATGTGTTCCGGATGAATGTGGGTGGTAGTTACATTCCGCCTACAAATGATACTGGTCTTTATAGGTCGTGGTATGATGACACGCCTTATATATTTGGGGCCGGAGCTGGGACCACCAATCAGAAAGATTCGAATGTAACTATTGAGTTTCCTAAAGGCACACCGTCGTATACTGCCCCCGTTGATGTCTACTCCACGGTCAGGATGATGACCCCTAACAATAATGTAAACCTTGAGTCCAACTTGACATGGCTTTTCTCAGTTGACAGTGGGTTTACTTTTTTGGTGAGAATGCACTTCTGTGAGGTTTTCGCCATCATCAATAAGGTCAACCAAATAGTTTTCGATATTTACATCAACAATCAAACAGCTATGAGCGGGGTTGACATTATTGCATTGGCAGGTGGTAACGGGATTCCTAACTATTTGGATTTTGTAGTATTTGCTCCAATCAGTAAAGACCCTCAGGTAGATTTATGGATTGCCCTTCATCCAGACCCCTCTAGCAAGCCCCAGTATTATAATTCGTTTCTAAACGGGTTGGAGATATTTAAGTTGAACAGCACTGGCGGTAGTCTTGCTGGACTGAACCCCATCCCACCTCCGGTCCAGGCCTTTGTCATATCCCCTACAGCCGCATCAGGCCATTCGAAAAAGACCATCATCGGTGGGGGTATTGCCGGAGCAGTTGGGCTGCTCTTCCTTGTTGGTTTATTGGGCTGTTTCATCTCTCGTCGTCAAAAGTATGGAAAGATCTCGAATCCCAGTGATGGCCCATCAGGCTGGCTTCCCATTTCTTTATATGGGAATTCACATACTTCCGGTTCTACAAAGACCGCCACTACGGGAAGCTATACCTCTTCTCTGCCTTCCAATCTTTGTCGTCATTTCTCTTTTGCTGAGATTAAATCTGCCACAAAGAACTTCGACGAGTCTCTAGTTCTCGGGGTGGGAGGTTTTGGAAAAGTTTATAGGGGTGAAATAGATGGTGGATCCATGAAGGTTGCTATAAAGCGAGGAAACCCGCTGTCCGAACAAGGTATTCACGAGTTCCAAACAGAAATTGAGATGCTTTCTAAGCTTCGTCATCGCCACCTTGTCTCTCTCCTCGGCTATTGTGAGGAAAATGGAGAGATGATCCTTGTATACGATCACATGGCTTACGGTACCTTACGTGAGCATCTTTACAAAACCCAAAAGCCTCCTTTGCCATGGAAACAAAGGCTTGAAATATGCATTGGATCTGCCCGTGGTTTGCACTACCTCCACACGGGTGCCAAGTATACCATCATTCACCGGGATGTCAAAACCACGAATATCCTCCTCGACGAGAAGTGGGTTGCCAAGGTTTCCGACTTTGGTTTATCCAAGACAGGGCCGTCATTGGATCATACTCACGTGAGCACAGTTGTGAAGGGTAGTTTCGGGTATCTGGATCCCGAGTACTTCAGGAGGCAACAACTAACCGATAAATCAGATGTCTATTCCTTTGGGGTGGTTCTATTTGAGGTCTTATGTGCTCGGCCCGCTTTGAACCCTTCACTTCCAAAGGAGCAAGTTAGTTTGGCCGAGTGGGCTGCCCATTGCTATAAGAAAGGCATGCTTGAGCAAATTATGGACCCATATCTAAAAGGAAAGATTGCCCCTGAATGCTTCAAGAAGTTTGCTGAGACCGCAATGAAGTGTGTTTCTGATAACGGCATTGACCGGCCATCCATGGGTGACGTTCTGTGGAATCTGGAGTTTGCTCTTCAGCTGCAAGAGAGTGCCGAGGACGGCGGAAAGGGTAAACTGGACTTTGTCGAAGGCAAATGTGATGACGAGTGTGGCAAGAAGGATATAGACGCATTACACGGGTATGACGGAACAATGACAGACTCAAGGAGCACAATGAGCATTGGTGGGCGTAGTCTCGCTAGTGAAGATTCCGATGGCCTGACACCAAGTGCCGTGTTTTCACAGATCATGAATCCAAAGGGACGTTAA